From Salipiger profundus, a single genomic window includes:
- the mfd gene encoding transcription-repair coupling factor — MSQTRITMGGAPEGFDARLVLAEADKAGGPVIHIARDDKRMVAMADALAFFSPDMPVVRFPAWDCLPYDRVSPNPDISAARMATLAGLVHGMPQRFVLLTTLSAAMQFIPARDILREAAFSARVGDRIDEAALRAFLVRMGFSQAPTVTEPGDYAIRGGIIDVFPPGEGGPVRLDLFGDVLDGARRFDAATQRTTEKLDVVELAPVSEVILDEAAITRFRQNYRIEFGAGTSDDPLYEAVSAGRKQQGMEHWLPFFHERLETLFDYLPDAPVLMDDQLTPARLARWESIEDQYESRRHAMTQKGRLDSVYKPVPPGQLYLDDAAWEAALDGRRAVQFHPLAQASGPGVVDAGGRIGRNFAPERQQESLSLFGALADHVKAKMQGGPVLIASWSEGARERLTGLIEDEGLAEAIPVANGTRIGKRGLHLAVWALETGFEAPWGDPKNRQRITVISEQDVLGDRLIRAPKKKRKAENFLTEAQSLSPGDLVVHVDHGIGRYHGMEVITAAGAAHECLLLEYAEGARLYLPVENIELLSRYGHDEGLLDRLGGGAWQAKKAKLKERIREMADKLIRVAAERALRKAPVIDPPPGAWESFCARFPYTETDDQLHAIEDTLSDMTSGNPMDRLICGDVGFGKTEVAMRAAFVAAMSGVQVAVIAPTTLLARQHYKSFAERFRGFPLNVAPLSRFVSSSQAAKTREGISKGTVDIAVGTHALLAKNIRFQNLGLLIIDEEQHFGVGHKERLKQLRSDIHVLTLTATPIPRTLQLSLSGVRDLSIIGTPPVDRLSIRTYVSEFDAVTIREALLREHYRGGQSFYVVPRITDLPEIEEFLREQVPEVSFVVAHGQMPAGELDDKMNAFYDGKFDVLLATTIVESGLDIPTANTMVVHRSDMFGLSQLYQIRGRVGRSKTRAYAYLTTKPRAKLTDAAQKRLRVLGSLDTLGAGFTLASQDLDIRGAGNLLGEEQSGQMRDVGYELYQSMLEEAIAKIKSGETEGILEDDGQWAPQINLGVPVLIPEDYVPDLDVRLGLYRRLSELSTKVELEGFAAELIDRFGKLPKEVNTLMLVVRIKAMCKKAGISKLDGGPKGATIQFHNDKFASPEGLVAFIQAQNGLAKIKDNKIVVRRDWKKDSDKIKGAFAIALDLAERAGTVKRRKEA, encoded by the coding sequence ATGTCACAGACACGTATTACCATGGGCGGCGCGCCCGAAGGGTTCGACGCGCGCCTCGTCCTGGCCGAGGCCGACAAGGCCGGCGGTCCCGTCATCCACATCGCCCGCGACGACAAGCGCATGGTGGCGATGGCCGATGCGCTGGCGTTCTTCTCGCCCGACATGCCCGTGGTGCGCTTTCCCGCCTGGGACTGCCTGCCCTATGACCGGGTGTCGCCGAACCCCGACATCTCGGCCGCGCGCATGGCGACGCTGGCGGGGCTCGTGCACGGGATGCCGCAGCGCTTCGTGCTGCTGACGACGCTTTCGGCGGCGATGCAGTTCATCCCGGCCCGCGACATCCTGCGCGAGGCGGCGTTTTCCGCCCGCGTCGGTGACCGCATCGACGAGGCGGCGCTGCGGGCCTTCCTCGTGCGGATGGGGTTCAGCCAGGCGCCGACGGTGACCGAGCCCGGCGACTACGCGATCCGGGGCGGCATCATCGACGTCTTTCCGCCGGGCGAGGGCGGGCCGGTGCGACTCGACCTGTTCGGTGACGTGCTGGACGGGGCGCGCCGGTTCGATGCCGCCACGCAGCGGACCACCGAGAAGCTCGACGTGGTCGAACTGGCGCCGGTCTCCGAGGTCATCCTCGACGAGGCCGCCATTACGCGCTTTCGCCAGAACTACCGCATCGAGTTCGGCGCCGGCACCTCGGACGACCCGCTCTACGAGGCGGTGAGCGCGGGGCGCAAGCAGCAGGGCATGGAGCACTGGCTGCCGTTCTTCCACGAGCGGCTTGAGACCCTGTTCGATTACCTGCCCGATGCGCCGGTGCTGATGGACGACCAGCTTACCCCCGCGCGGCTGGCGCGGTGGGAGAGCATCGAGGACCAATACGAGTCGCGCCGGCACGCGATGACCCAGAAGGGGCGGCTCGATTCCGTCTACAAGCCGGTGCCGCCGGGCCAGCTCTACCTTGACGACGCCGCCTGGGAGGCGGCGCTCGACGGGCGGCGCGCGGTGCAGTTCCATCCGCTCGCGCAGGCCAGCGGGCCCGGCGTCGTCGACGCGGGCGGCCGGATCGGGCGCAACTTCGCGCCCGAGCGCCAACAGGAAAGCCTGAGCCTTTTCGGCGCCTTGGCAGATCATGTTAAGGCAAAGATGCAGGGCGGCCCGGTGCTCATCGCGTCGTGGTCCGAGGGCGCCCGCGAGCGACTGACCGGCCTGATCGAAGACGAGGGGCTGGCCGAGGCGATCCCGGTGGCGAACGGCACCCGCATCGGCAAGCGCGGCCTGCACCTTGCGGTCTGGGCGCTGGAAACCGGCTTCGAGGCGCCCTGGGGCGACCCGAAGAACCGCCAGCGGATCACGGTGATCTCGGAGCAGGACGTGCTCGGCGACCGGCTGATCCGCGCGCCCAAGAAAAAGCGCAAGGCCGAGAACTTCCTGACCGAGGCGCAGTCGCTCAGCCCGGGCGATCTGGTTGTTCACGTCGACCACGGCATCGGGCGCTATCACGGCATGGAGGTCATCACCGCCGCGGGCGCCGCGCATGAATGCCTGCTGCTGGAATACGCCGAGGGTGCGCGGCTCTACCTGCCGGTCGAGAACATCGAGCTGCTGTCGCGCTACGGGCATGACGAGGGGCTGCTCGACCGTCTGGGTGGCGGTGCCTGGCAGGCCAAGAAGGCGAAGCTCAAGGAGCGCATCCGCGAGATGGCGGACAAGCTCATCCGCGTCGCTGCCGAACGCGCGCTGCGCAAGGCGCCGGTCATCGACCCGCCGCCCGGCGCGTGGGAGAGCTTCTGCGCGCGGTTCCCCTACACCGAGACCGACGACCAGCTGCATGCCATCGAGGACACGCTGTCGGACATGACCAGCGGCAACCCGATGGACCGGCTGATCTGCGGCGACGTGGGCTTCGGCAAGACCGAGGTCGCGATGCGCGCGGCCTTCGTCGCGGCCATGTCCGGGGTGCAGGTCGCGGTCATCGCGCCGACAACCCTGCTTGCCCGGCAGCACTACAAGAGCTTTGCCGAACGGTTTCGGGGCTTCCCGCTCAACGTGGCGCCGCTGTCGCGGTTCGTGTCCTCGTCGCAGGCCGCCAAGACGCGCGAGGGCATCTCGAAAGGCACCGTCGACATCGCCGTCGGCACCCACGCGCTGCTGGCCAAGAACATCCGGTTCCAGAACCTCGGGCTGCTGATCATCGACGAAGAACAGCATTTCGGCGTCGGCCACAAGGAACGGCTGAAACAGCTGCGCTCGGACATCCACGTTCTTACGCTGACCGCGACGCCGATCCCGAGGACGCTGCAGCTGTCGCTGTCGGGCGTACGGGACCTGTCGATCATCGGCACGCCGCCGGTCGACCGCCTGTCGATCCGCACCTATGTCTCCGAGTTCGACGCGGTCACCATCCGCGAAGCGCTGCTGCGCGAGCACTACCGTGGCGGACAGAGCTTCTACGTGGTGCCGCGCATCACCGACCTGCCCGAGATCGAGGAATTCCTGCGCGAGCAGGTGCCCGAGGTCTCCTTCGTGGTGGCGCATGGCCAGATGCCGGCGGGCGAGCTCGACGACAAGATGAACGCCTTCTACGACGGCAAGTTCGACGTGCTGCTGGCCACGACGATCGTGGAGTCGGGCCTCGATATTCCCACCGCGAACACGATGGTGGTGCACCGGTCGGACATGTTCGGCCTGAGCCAGCTCTACCAGATCCGCGGCCGCGTCGGCCGCTCCAAGACCCGGGCCTATGCCTACCTGACGACGAAGCCGCGCGCGAAGCTCACCGACGCCGCGCAGAAGCGCCTGCGGGTGCTGGGCTCGCTCGACACGCTCGGCGCGGGCTTCACGCTGGCAAGCCAGGATCTCGACATTCGTGGCGCCGGCAACCTGCTGGGCGAGGAACAGTCGGGCCAGATGCGCGACGTGGGCTACGAGCTTTACCAGTCGATGCTGGAAGAGGCGATTGCCAAGATCAAGTCGGGCGAGACCGAGGGCATCCTCGAGGACGACGGCCAGTGGGCGCCACAGATCAATCTCGGCGTGCCGGTGCTGATCCCCGAGGACTACGTGCCCGATCTTGACGTGCGGCTCGGTCTCTACCGGCGGCTCAGCGAGTTGTCGACCAAGGTCGAGCTCGAAGGCTTCGCCGCCGAACTCATCGACCGGTTCGGCAAGCTGCCGAAGGAGGTGAACACGCTGATGCTCGTCGTGCGCATCAAGGCGATGTGCAAGAAGGCCGGCATCTCGAAGCTCGACGGCGGGCCGAAGGGGGCGACGATCCAGTTCCACAACGACAAGTTCGCCTCGCCCGAGGGGCTTGTGGCCTTCATCCAGGCGCAGAACGGGTTGGCGAAGATCAAGGACAACAAGATCGTCGTGCGTCGCGACTGGAAGAAGGACAGCGACAAGATCAAGGGTGCCTTCGCCATCGCGCTCGACCTCGCCGAGCGGGCCGGGACCGTGAAGCGCCGCAAGGAGGCCTGA
- a CDS encoding endonuclease/exonuclease/phosphatase family protein → MRIASLNVQNLRLLPDTGGGHLHGARDRDEAASPSHDAADRRLTAQLIAATDADIVALQEVFDAESLDAFHDRCLAPLGRVYPHRLCLPGNDGRGLDVAVMARRRWDAAQSHAQLTPRDLGLDRPEGMPPDQPIFRRDCLELRFGALTLFVVHFKAPAPDPERARALRRLEAEAVVRLLPRGPDALWLVAGDLNDPEQGEERAIAPLEAAGVDLGLRLPEAARWTYYDPHRDRHQRPDRMIASPALAARFPEAVPEILRRGLGHEAGPGQGARLERVGLHRPHASDHAALVLDLPGL, encoded by the coding sequence ATGCGGATCGCCTCGCTCAACGTGCAGAACCTGCGGCTGCTGCCCGATACGGGCGGCGGCCACCTGCACGGCGCGCGTGACCGCGACGAGGCCGCGAGCCCCTCCCATGACGCTGCCGATCGCCGACTGACCGCCCAGTTGATCGCCGCGACCGATGCCGACATCGTCGCGCTGCAGGAGGTGTTCGACGCCGAAAGCCTCGACGCCTTCCACGACCGCTGCCTCGCGCCGCTGGGCCGCGTCTACCCGCACCGTCTCTGCCTGCCGGGAAACGATGGGCGCGGGCTCGACGTGGCGGTGATGGCACGGCGACGGTGGGACGCGGCGCAGAGCCACGCGCAGCTGACACCGCGCGATCTCGGGCTGGACCGGCCCGAGGGGATGCCACCCGACCAGCCGATTTTTCGCCGCGATTGTCTCGAGCTCCGCTTCGGCGCGCTCACGCTCTTCGTGGTCCATTTCAAGGCACCGGCCCCCGACCCGGAGCGCGCCCGCGCGCTGCGCCGGCTCGAGGCCGAGGCGGTGGTCCGCCTGCTGCCGCGCGGGCCCGATGCGCTCTGGCTGGTGGCCGGCGACCTGAACGACCCGGAACAAGGCGAAGAGCGGGCCATCGCGCCGCTCGAGGCAGCAGGCGTGGATCTCGGCCTGCGCCTGCCCGAGGCCGCGCGCTGGACTTATTACGACCCGCACAGAGACCGGCACCAGCGGCCCGACCGGATGATCGCCTCGCCGGCGCTGGCGGCGCGCTTCCCCGAGGCGGTGCCCGAGATCCTGCGCCGGGGGCTTGGACATGAGGCCGGGCCGGGGCAGGGTGCCCGGCTCGAGCGCGTCGGGTTGCACCGCCCACACGCCAGCGATCACGCGGCGCTCGTGCTCGATCTGCCGGGCCTCTGA
- a CDS encoding sugar phosphorylase: MTERSFSSRLSELLHFIYPDLNEDILTSQVLDAFWPEDTHRRKKPRKPGNNLWTQHDAVLITYGDTLIDGHHKPLDLMHDFLVNHMKGVVNGVHILPFFPFTSDDGFAVTDYRKVNPQLGEWSDITRIGSEFHLMSDLVLNHVSSQGVWFNAYRQGQKPYDKFFFEADPSDDVSMVVRPRTTSLLQEVETANGTRHVWCTFSHDQIDLDYRNPDVLLEILRIIRLHIDRGVRIIRLDAVAFLWKEIGTACIHLPQTHAVIQLLRLLMDYTTETVILLTETNVPKAENLSYFGHRNEAHVVYNFPLPPLVLHAMMSGSAKYLIDWQRTMPPAPLGCAYLNFTASHDGIGMRPAEGLLPPPEIGQIIDTIHEIGGKVSMRSLPGGGEAPYELNCTYFEATGRTFAGADDFHIERFLCSQTIPMSLEGIPAFYIHSMLATPNDVEAVERRGMNRAINRHRWDYPELQEKLADPDSVHARVLKMLSDRLKLRAEQPGFHPNATQFTLNLDQRIFGLWRQSLDRAQSIFTLHNVSGETVEIPNGELNLIADETWVDLLSGEEIQAGPVEMAPYQCRWITNRA; the protein is encoded by the coding sequence ATGACCGAACGCTCATTCAGCTCCAGATTGTCCGAACTGCTCCATTTCATCTACCCCGACCTCAACGAGGATATCCTCACGTCGCAGGTTCTCGATGCCTTCTGGCCGGAGGACACGCACCGTCGGAAGAAGCCGCGCAAGCCGGGCAACAACCTCTGGACCCAGCACGACGCGGTGCTCATCACCTACGGCGACACGCTGATCGACGGCCATCACAAGCCGCTCGACCTGATGCATGACTTTCTCGTCAACCACATGAAGGGCGTGGTGAACGGCGTGCACATCCTGCCGTTCTTTCCCTTCACCTCCGACGACGGTTTCGCCGTCACCGACTACCGCAAGGTGAACCCGCAGCTCGGGGAATGGTCGGACATCACGCGGATCGGCTCGGAATTCCACCTGATGTCGGATCTCGTGCTGAACCACGTCTCGAGCCAGGGCGTGTGGTTCAACGCCTACCGGCAGGGCCAGAAGCCCTACGACAAGTTCTTCTTCGAGGCCGACCCGTCGGACGACGTGTCGATGGTGGTGCGGCCGCGCACCACGTCGCTTCTGCAGGAGGTCGAGACCGCCAACGGCACCCGCCATGTCTGGTGCACCTTCAGCCACGACCAGATCGACCTCGACTACCGCAACCCCGATGTGCTGCTCGAGATCCTGCGGATCATCCGGCTGCACATCGACCGGGGCGTGCGCATCATCCGGCTCGACGCCGTGGCCTTCCTCTGGAAGGAGATCGGCACCGCCTGCATCCACCTGCCGCAGACCCACGCGGTGATCCAGCTGCTGCGCCTGCTGATGGATTACACCACCGAGACGGTCATCCTGCTGACCGAGACCAACGTGCCCAAGGCCGAGAACCTCAGCTACTTCGGCCACCGCAACGAGGCGCATGTGGTCTACAACTTCCCGCTGCCGCCGCTGGTGCTGCATGCGATGATGTCGGGCTCGGCGAAATACCTGATCGACTGGCAGCGCACGATGCCGCCGGCGCCGCTTGGTTGTGCCTACCTCAACTTTACCGCCAGCCACGACGGCATCGGGATGCGCCCCGCCGAGGGGCTGCTGCCGCCGCCGGAGATCGGCCAGATCATCGACACCATCCACGAGATCGGCGGAAAGGTCTCCATGCGGTCGCTGCCCGGCGGGGGCGAGGCGCCCTACGAGCTAAACTGCACCTACTTCGAGGCGACGGGCCGGACCTTTGCCGGGGCCGACGACTTCCACATCGAGCGCTTCCTGTGTTCGCAGACGATCCCCATGTCGCTCGAGGGCATCCCGGCGTTCTATATCCATTCAATGCTTGCCACGCCCAACGATGTCGAGGCGGTCGAGCGGCGCGGCATGAACCGCGCCATCAACCGGCACCGCTGGGATTACCCCGAGCTGCAGGAAAAGCTTGCCGATCCCGACAGCGTTCATGCGCGGGTGCTCAAGATGCTCTCGGACCGCCTCAAGCTGCGGGCGGAGCAGCCCGGCTTCCATCCCAACGCCACGCAGTTCACGCTCAACCTCGATCAGCGGATCTTCGGGCTCTGGCGGCAGTCTCTGGACCGGGCGCAGTCGATCTTCACCCTGCACAACGTCAGTGGCGAAACCGTCGAGATCCCGAACGGCGAGCTGAACCTGATCGCGGATGAAACCTGGGTGGACCTGCTCAGCGGTGAGGAGATCCAAGCCGGCCCCGTCGAGATGGCGCCGTACCAGTGTCGGTGGATCACAAACCGCGCCTGA
- a CDS encoding Ig-like domain-containing protein translates to MADLVLDWSALGAYGTNLDGTTTTVDAGGVAVGITFTPQDAEAQAFTVTYDGYVPEGSDTDPNSHLKLFGAGGDGGGSVSSTSTTVLDFSATDDAYGDEVQNVSFILNDVDSGTGGDLADLAEYNGGGTVESDWQDNVTILAYDAEGNAVDVTMNVLGGATSVSGDTATGSGTTDFAEQDGTLQVSIAGPVSSIEIVYANGGNATQGVLVSDVSFSTTDYGDMGPIAEDDTATTDEDVAVTIDVLANDSDPEGQALTVTSATATNGTVTINNDNTLTFTPDADYNGPAEIVYTVEDPDGNTATGNVDVTVEPVNDAPVATDDTVGTDVGVAVTLDPTTNDTDVDGDPLTVTDVTEPGNGTAVINEDGTVTYTPDEGFTGEDTITYTVDDGNGGTDTADIIVTVGDDTVPPTGNTPPDAVDDIYSTTGVSPATFDPTLNDTDPDGDPLTITSVGDAPNGEVTLNEDGTVTFVADEGFTGYDSFTYTITDGNGGEDSAYVNVEVLPCFTPGTLIATPQGERLVEDLEVGDRVITRDNGIQEIRWIGRKELTGHQLARKPHLRPVLIQQGALGKNLPEHDLLVSPNHRVLVANDKTTLYFEEREVLAAAKHLTGLEGVDEVDTLGVTYIHMMFDAHEVVLSNGAWSESFQPGDLSLRGIGEEQRQEIFELFPELEHAEGLKAYGSARRSLKKHEAQLLTS, encoded by the coding sequence ATGGCTGATCTGGTTCTGGACTGGAGTGCGCTTGGCGCCTACGGCACCAATCTCGACGGGACGACGACCACGGTGGATGCCGGCGGCGTCGCCGTCGGTATCACGTTCACACCGCAGGATGCGGAGGCACAGGCCTTCACCGTCACCTATGACGGCTACGTGCCCGAGGGATCGGACACCGACCCCAACTCGCACCTGAAGCTTTTCGGCGCCGGCGGTGACGGCGGCGGCTCGGTGTCCTCGACCTCGACCACCGTGCTCGACTTCAGCGCCACGGATGATGCCTATGGCGACGAGGTCCAGAACGTCTCGTTCATCCTCAACGACGTCGACAGCGGCACGGGCGGCGACCTTGCCGACCTCGCCGAGTACAACGGCGGTGGCACGGTCGAGTCTGACTGGCAGGACAACGTCACCATCCTCGCCTATGACGCCGAGGGCAACGCCGTCGACGTAACCATGAACGTTCTCGGTGGGGCAACCTCGGTCTCGGGCGACACTGCCACCGGCAGCGGCACCACCGACTTCGCCGAGCAGGACGGCACGCTGCAAGTCTCCATCGCGGGGCCGGTGAGTTCGATCGAGATCGTCTACGCCAACGGCGGCAACGCCACCCAGGGCGTGCTCGTCTCGGACGTGTCCTTCTCGACCACCGACTACGGTGACATGGGCCCGATCGCCGAGGACGACACCGCCACCACCGACGAGGACGTGGCCGTCACCATCGACGTGCTTGCCAACGACAGCGATCCGGAGGGGCAGGCGCTCACCGTGACCTCGGCCACCGCGACCAACGGCACCGTGACGATCAACAACGACAACACGCTGACCTTCACGCCCGATGCCGACTACAACGGCCCGGCCGAAATCGTCTACACCGTCGAGGATCCCGACGGGAACACCGCGACCGGCAACGTCGACGTGACCGTCGAGCCGGTGAACGACGCGCCCGTCGCGACCGATGACACGGTCGGCACCGACGTGGGCGTGGCGGTGACGCTGGATCCGACCACGAACGACACCGACGTCGACGGCGACCCGCTGACCGTGACCGACGTGACCGAGCCGGGCAACGGCACCGCCGTCATCAACGAAGACGGCACCGTGACCTACACCCCCGACGAGGGCTTCACCGGCGAGGACACGATCACCTACACCGTCGACGACGGCAACGGCGGCACCGACACGGCCGACATCATCGTGACCGTGGGCGACGACACCGTTCCTCCGACCGGCAACACCCCGCCCGATGCGGTGGATGACATCTACAGCACCACCGGCGTTTCTCCGGCCACCTTCGACCCGACGCTGAACGACACCGATCCGGACGGCGATCCGCTGACCATCACCTCGGTCGGCGATGCGCCCAACGGCGAGGTCACGCTGAACGAGGATGGCACCGTGACCTTCGTCGCGGACGAGGGCTTCACCGGCTACGACAGCTTCACCTACACGATCACCGACGGCAACGGCGGCGAAGACAGCGCCTATGTCAACGTGGAGGTGCTGCCCTGCTTCACGCCGGGCACGCTCATCGCGACGCCGCAGGGCGAGCGCCTCGTCGAGGATCTCGAGGTCGGCGACCGGGTCATCACCCGCGACAACGGCATCCAGGAGATCCGCTGGATCGGCCGCAAGGAGCTGACCGGCCACCAGCTGGCGCGCAAGCCGCACCTGAGGCCTGTGCTGATCCAGCAGGGCGCGCTTGGCAAGAACCTGCCCGAGCACGACCTTCTCGTATCGCCGAACCACCGGGTGCTCGTCGCCAACGACAAGACGACGCTCTACTTCGAAGAGCGCGAAGTTCTCGCCGCGGCGAAGCATCTTACCGGGCTCGAAGGCGTGGACGAGGTCGACACGCTCGGCGTGACCTACATCCACATGATGTTCGACGCCCACGAGGTCGTGCTGTCGAACGGCGCTTGGAGCGAAAGCTTCCAGCCGGGCGACCTGTCGCTGCGCGGCATCGGCGAGGAACAGCGTCAGGAGATCTTCGAGCTCTTCCCCGAGCTGGAGCATGCCGAGGGTCTCAAGGCCTACGGCTCGGCGCGTCGCTCTCTGAAGAAGCACGAGGCACAGCTTCTGACCAGCTGA
- the trpE gene encoding anthranilate synthase component I, translating to MATLVPAFDDFAAAYEAGRNQVVYARLAADLDTPVSLMLKLTGAQKDAFMLESVTGGEVRGRYSIIGMKPDVVWKCHGETAALNRQARFDPDAFEEVETDPLTALRALIEESRIELPEDLPQSSAGLFGYLGYDMIRLVEKLPDVNPDPLGLPDGLMLRPSVVAVLDGVKGEVTVVAPAWVQDGVSARAAYARAAERVMDAVRDLERALPQASRDLGEAHEAGEPVSNFTRESYKAAVETAKDYIRKGDIFQVVPAQRWTQPFPLPPFALYRSLRRTNPSPFMFYFNFGGFQVIGASPEILVRVFGREVTIRPIAGTRPRGATPEEDRALEADLLADKKELAEHLMLLDLGRNDTGKVSKIGTVRPTEKFIIERYSHVMHIVSNVVGELADDQDALSAFFAGMPAGTVSGAPKVRAMEIIDELEPEKRGVYGGGVGYFSAGGDMDMCIALRTAIVKDEKLYIQAGGGVVYDSDPEAEYMETVHKSNAIRRAAADAARFTGSGNS from the coding sequence ATGGCCACGCTCGTTCCCGCGTTCGACGATTTCGCCGCCGCCTACGAGGCCGGCCGCAACCAGGTGGTCTACGCCCGGCTTGCGGCCGATCTCGACACGCCGGTGTCGCTGATGCTCAAGCTCACCGGCGCCCAGAAGGACGCTTTCATGCTCGAGTCGGTGACCGGCGGCGAGGTGCGCGGGCGCTACTCGATCATCGGGATGAAGCCCGACGTGGTCTGGAAGTGCCACGGCGAAACGGCCGCGCTGAACCGGCAGGCGCGCTTCGATCCCGACGCCTTCGAGGAGGTCGAGACCGATCCGCTGACCGCGTTGCGGGCGCTGATCGAGGAAAGCCGCATCGAGCTGCCCGAGGATCTGCCGCAGTCGTCCGCCGGGCTCTTCGGCTACCTCGGCTACGACATGATCCGGCTTGTCGAGAAGCTGCCCGACGTGAACCCCGATCCGCTCGGCCTGCCCGACGGGCTGATGCTGCGGCCCTCCGTGGTCGCGGTGCTCGACGGCGTCAAGGGCGAGGTTACCGTGGTCGCGCCGGCCTGGGTGCAGGACGGTGTTTCGGCCCGGGCGGCCTATGCCCGCGCCGCCGAGCGCGTGATGGACGCGGTGCGCGACCTCGAGCGTGCGCTTCCGCAGGCCAGCCGCGATCTCGGCGAGGCGCATGAGGCCGGCGAGCCGGTTTCGAACTTCACGCGCGAGAGCTACAAGGCCGCCGTGGAGACGGCCAAGGACTACATCCGCAAGGGCGACATCTTCCAGGTGGTGCCGGCGCAGCGCTGGACCCAGCCCTTTCCGCTGCCGCCCTTCGCGCTCTACCGCAGCCTGCGGCGCACCAACCCGTCGCCGTTCATGTTCTACTTCAACTTCGGCGGCTTCCAGGTGATCGGCGCGAGCCCCGAGATCCTCGTGCGGGTTTTCGGGCGCGAGGTCACGATCCGCCCGATCGCCGGCACGCGGCCCCGGGGCGCCACTCCCGAGGAGGACCGAGCGCTCGAAGCCGATCTTCTGGCCGACAAGAAGGAACTGGCCGAGCACCTCATGCTGCTGGACCTCGGCCGCAACGATACCGGCAAGGTGTCGAAGATCGGCACCGTGAGACCGACCGAGAAGTTCATCATCGAGCGCTACAGCCACGTGATGCACATCGTCTCGAACGTCGTGGGCGAGCTTGCCGACGATCAGGACGCGCTGTCGGCCTTTTTCGCGGGGATGCCCGCCGGCACGGTTTCCGGTGCGCCCAAGGTCCGCGCGATGGAGATCATCGACGAATTGGAGCCGGAAAAGCGCGGCGTCTACGGCGGTGGTGTGGGCTACTTCTCGGCGGGCGGCGACATGGACATGTGCATCGCCCTGCGCACCGCCATCGTGAAGGACGAGAAGCTCTACATCCAGGCCGGTGGCGGCGTCGTCTACGACAGCGACCCCGAGGCCGAGTACATGGAGACCGTTCACAAGTCGAACGCCATCCGCCGCGCGGCCGCGGACGCGGCGCGCTTCACCGGCTCCGGCAACAGCTGA